A genomic region of Ictalurus furcatus strain D&B chromosome 29, Billie_1.0, whole genome shotgun sequence contains the following coding sequences:
- the tox4b gene encoding TOX high mobility group box family member 4b isoform X3, which yields MEFPGGSDNFLPISGEGHPFLSSSEVPLHSTYSLQIQDAETFHTPSLGDEEFEIPPISLVPDSALSVSDVVSHFGELGDGGSAPVVPGNAVVQGDDPSFASTFVNPTTQGLEHLSLMTQQGGGPMLGSTLGMDLGHPMGSQFSSSSPMTIDVPLPDMNHGLLGHNPLTTIDQSELSAQLGLSLGGGAILTRAHSPDQPLSATGSPSESLQDDDMDDFRRSVLVESPVSLSVSPGVISLSPALSEQPAASVSSAPPALARKAVGVGGGAKKGKKKKDPNEPQKPVSAYALFFRDTQAAIKGQNPNATFGEVSKIVASMWDSLGEEQKQVYKRKTEAAKKEYLKALAAYRASQLSQPTIEVLDTAPSPPAAPIVTPAPEAPPPQPTPTRSSRIPVHAPDNNTITNICTSNIIIDLPQVTTRSRTGAHKPPASSAPPTAPTPTLPMVTKIIIPKLPSARQPPPLQQMQNTPPPPRLQQMVHSVAPPPLQAKPRGGGAVGQATATVTATPPPPLQIKIVPAPAQADVATPIIVTSTTEAPTDPAATAMEVEVVQPATIVTTEAEEGMEVELNSSPAHEVAPPAGPVVCVRAGCNNLPVESKDWDREYCSNECVATHCRDVFMAWCAIRGQNSTTVT from the exons ACTTTCCACACGCCCAGTTTGGGCGATGAGGAGTTTGAGATCCCGCCCATCTCCCTCGTCCCTGACTCGGCCCTCAGTGTTTCGGATGTGGTGTCGCACTTCGGAGAGCTGGGCGATGGTGGTTCAGCCCCTGTCGTCCCTGGCAACGCCGTGGTGCAGGGTGACGACCCTTCCTTTGCCTCTACCTTTGTAAACCCAACGACACAAGGGCTTGAGCATTTGAGTCTCATGACCCAGCAGGGAGGCGGACCGATGTTGGGATCAACTCTGGGAATG GATCTTGGGCATCCCATGGGCTCGCAGTTTAGCAGCTCCTCCCCCATGACCATAGACGTGCCTCTCCCAGACATGAACCACGGCCTGCTGGGGCACAATCCGCTGACCACCATTGACCAGTCGGAGCTTAGTGCACAGCTGGGTCTCAGTCTAGGGGGCGGGGCCATTCTGACACGTGCACACTCACCTGACCAGCCACTGTCAGCCACCGGTTCACCTTCAGAGTCTCTGCAGGATGACGACATGGACGACTTCAGAAGA AGCGTGCTGGTGGAgtcccctgtctctctttccgtctctcccggcgtcatctctctctcccctgctctGTCGGAGCAGCCTGCCGCATCGGTGTCCTCCGCTCCGCCCGCCCTCGCCCGGAAAGCTGTAGGTGTTGGAGGAGGAGCCAAAAAaggcaagaagaaaaaagatcCCAACGAGCCTCAGAAGCCGGTTTCTGCTTACGCGTTATTCTTCCGCGATACGCAGGCAGCCATCAAGGGCCAGAACCCCAATGCTACGTTTGGAGAGGTGTCTAAGATCGTCGCCTCCATGTGGGACAGTCTGGGAGAAGAGCAGAAGCAG GTCTACAAGAGGAAGACTGAAGCTGCTAAGAAGGAGTATCTTAAAGCACTGGCAGCTTACAGAGCCAGTCAGCTATCCCAG CCCACTATTGAGGTGCTGGACACGGCGCCTTCTCCACCTGCCGCTCCTATTGTGACTCCCGCCCCTGAGGCTCCACCCCCTCAGCCAACACCCACACGCTCCAGCCGCATCCCGGTGCACGCACCCGACAacaacaccatcaccaacatTTGCACGTCGAACATCATCATCGACTTGCCGCAGGTGACCACGCGCTCTCGCACAGGTGCCCACAAGCCGCCCGCATCCTCGGCTCCGCCCACCGCGCCCACCCCGACACTGCCCATGGTCACCAAGATCATCATCCCCAAGCTGCCTTCAGCCCGCCAGCCGCCACCCCTGCAGCAGATGCAGAACACGCCGCCACCCCCACGCCTCCAGCAGATGGTGCATTCTGTTGCCCCGCCACCGCTCCAGGCCAAACCTCGCGGAGGGGGTGCGGTCGGCCAGGCCACTGCCACTGTCACTGCCACGCCTCCTCCTCCACTACAGATCAAGATCGTCCCTGCCCCGGCACAGGCAGATGTGGCCACACCCATTATTGTGACCAGCACCACAGAGGCACCCACAGACCCCGCTGCCACCGCCATGGAGGTGGAAGTGGTGCAGCCTGCCACTATAGTCACCACAGAAGCAGAGGAAGGG aTGGAGGTGGAGCTGAACAGCTCTCCAGCGCATGAGGTCGCTCCTCCTGCAGgtcctgttgtgtgtgtgcgtgccggCTGCAACAACCTGCCAGTGGAGAGCAAAGACTGGGACAGAGAATACTGTAGCAACGAGTGTGTGGCCACACATTGCAG
- the tox4b gene encoding TOX high mobility group box family member 4b isoform X4: MEFPGGSDNFLPISGEGHPFLSSSETFHTPSLGDEEFEIPPISLVPDSALSVSDVVSHFGELGDGGSAPVVPGNAVVQGDDPSFASTFVNPTTQGLEHLSLMTQQGGGPMLGSTLGMDLGHPMGSQFSSSSPMTIDVPLPDMNHGLLGHNPLTTIDQSELSAQLGLSLGGGAILTRAHSPDQPLSATGSPSESLQDDDMDDFRRSVLVESPVSLSVSPGVISLSPALSEQPAASVSSAPPALARKAVGVGGGAKKGKKKKDPNEPQKPVSAYALFFRDTQAAIKGQNPNATFGEVSKIVASMWDSLGEEQKQVYKRKTEAAKKEYLKALAAYRASQLSQPTIEVLDTAPSPPAAPIVTPAPEAPPPQPTPTRSSRIPVHAPDNNTITNICTSNIIIDLPQVTTRSRTGAHKPPASSAPPTAPTPTLPMVTKIIIPKLPSARQPPPLQQMQNTPPPPRLQQMVHSVAPPPLQAKPRGGGAVGQATATVTATPPPPLQIKIVPAPAQADVATPIIVTSTTEAPTDPAATAMEVEVVQPATIVTTEAEEGMEVELNSSPAHEVAPPAGPVVCVRAGCNNLPVESKDWDREYCSNECVATHCRDVFMAWCAIRGQNSTTVT, from the exons ACTTTCCACACGCCCAGTTTGGGCGATGAGGAGTTTGAGATCCCGCCCATCTCCCTCGTCCCTGACTCGGCCCTCAGTGTTTCGGATGTGGTGTCGCACTTCGGAGAGCTGGGCGATGGTGGTTCAGCCCCTGTCGTCCCTGGCAACGCCGTGGTGCAGGGTGACGACCCTTCCTTTGCCTCTACCTTTGTAAACCCAACGACACAAGGGCTTGAGCATTTGAGTCTCATGACCCAGCAGGGAGGCGGACCGATGTTGGGATCAACTCTGGGAATG GATCTTGGGCATCCCATGGGCTCGCAGTTTAGCAGCTCCTCCCCCATGACCATAGACGTGCCTCTCCCAGACATGAACCACGGCCTGCTGGGGCACAATCCGCTGACCACCATTGACCAGTCGGAGCTTAGTGCACAGCTGGGTCTCAGTCTAGGGGGCGGGGCCATTCTGACACGTGCACACTCACCTGACCAGCCACTGTCAGCCACCGGTTCACCTTCAGAGTCTCTGCAGGATGACGACATGGACGACTTCAGAAGA AGCGTGCTGGTGGAgtcccctgtctctctttccgtctctcccggcgtcatctctctctcccctgctctGTCGGAGCAGCCTGCCGCATCGGTGTCCTCCGCTCCGCCCGCCCTCGCCCGGAAAGCTGTAGGTGTTGGAGGAGGAGCCAAAAAaggcaagaagaaaaaagatcCCAACGAGCCTCAGAAGCCGGTTTCTGCTTACGCGTTATTCTTCCGCGATACGCAGGCAGCCATCAAGGGCCAGAACCCCAATGCTACGTTTGGAGAGGTGTCTAAGATCGTCGCCTCCATGTGGGACAGTCTGGGAGAAGAGCAGAAGCAG GTCTACAAGAGGAAGACTGAAGCTGCTAAGAAGGAGTATCTTAAAGCACTGGCAGCTTACAGAGCCAGTCAGCTATCCCAG CCCACTATTGAGGTGCTGGACACGGCGCCTTCTCCACCTGCCGCTCCTATTGTGACTCCCGCCCCTGAGGCTCCACCCCCTCAGCCAACACCCACACGCTCCAGCCGCATCCCGGTGCACGCACCCGACAacaacaccatcaccaacatTTGCACGTCGAACATCATCATCGACTTGCCGCAGGTGACCACGCGCTCTCGCACAGGTGCCCACAAGCCGCCCGCATCCTCGGCTCCGCCCACCGCGCCCACCCCGACACTGCCCATGGTCACCAAGATCATCATCCCCAAGCTGCCTTCAGCCCGCCAGCCGCCACCCCTGCAGCAGATGCAGAACACGCCGCCACCCCCACGCCTCCAGCAGATGGTGCATTCTGTTGCCCCGCCACCGCTCCAGGCCAAACCTCGCGGAGGGGGTGCGGTCGGCCAGGCCACTGCCACTGTCACTGCCACGCCTCCTCCTCCACTACAGATCAAGATCGTCCCTGCCCCGGCACAGGCAGATGTGGCCACACCCATTATTGTGACCAGCACCACAGAGGCACCCACAGACCCCGCTGCCACCGCCATGGAGGTGGAAGTGGTGCAGCCTGCCACTATAGTCACCACAGAAGCAGAGGAAGGG aTGGAGGTGGAGCTGAACAGCTCTCCAGCGCATGAGGTCGCTCCTCCTGCAGgtcctgttgtgtgtgtgcgtgccggCTGCAACAACCTGCCAGTGGAGAGCAAAGACTGGGACAGAGAATACTGTAGCAACGAGTGTGTGGCCACACATTGCAG